The following proteins are co-located in the Planctomycetota bacterium genome:
- a CDS encoding putative toxin-antitoxin system toxin component, PIN family produces the protein MMARVSGELTTVVLDTNVVVAALLWDGVPRALLELVAAEPWVVAAVSPELITELERVLQRPQLAERVRATGRTEELISRYREITATVTPVTVAPVVVADCDDDHVLALAVAAHASLVITGDRSHLFADWAARGHRDRDTSSSTRFSEATPMSGTQDIKAAVKKRPTTFQVTPGESRPNRLTDHLTPQCTACGRRVAGNQSQAWHLPGFGRNMERGGRSANSTRNVW, from the coding sequence ATGATGGCTCGCGTTTCGGGTGAGCTCACCACGGTCGTTCTCGACACAAACGTCGTCGTCGCCGCCTTGTTGTGGGATGGGGTACCCAGGGCACTTCTGGAGCTCGTAGCGGCAGAGCCCTGGGTCGTCGCGGCGGTGAGCCCCGAGCTCATCACTGAATTGGAGAGGGTGTTGCAGCGCCCGCAACTCGCTGAGCGCGTCCGTGCAACGGGCAGGACGGAGGAGTTGATCTCCCGGTATCGTGAGATCACGGCGACAGTGACTCCGGTCACCGTGGCTCCCGTCGTGGTCGCGGACTGTGATGATGATCACGTCCTCGCGCTGGCGGTCGCTGCACATGCATCGCTGGTGATCACCGGGGATCGCTCGCATCTTTTTGCCGATTGGGCGGCACGAGGGCATCGCGATCGTGACACCTCGAGCAGCACTCGATTTTCTGAAGCAACGCCGATGAGCGGCACACAGGACATCAAGGCTGCCGTGAAGAAGCGGCCGACGACCTTCCAAGTGACGCCCGGCGAGAGCAGACCCAACCGCCTGACCGACCACCTCACTCCCCAATGCACGGCATGCGGCAGGCGCGTCGCTGGAAACCAGTCGCAGGCGTGGCACTTGCCCGGGTTCGGCCGAAACATGGAACGGGGCGGCCGCTCCGCGAATTCGACAAGAAACGTGTGGTAG
- a CDS encoding GNAT family N-acetyltransferase: MTVGAFSNGWVLEPVRQTHPRRLFDCGEKPVNDWLRTKAFQHQSKRLSATKVLVDAEGSIAGFYTLATGQIDFGDLPPAIVRQLPRRGLPVAVLAWLGVHTRHQSRGIGGMLLAHALRDCHDAGQTFAFVAVILDCVNDRAKAFYERWDFAELPGHPYRLFLDARTLAAMIKPDG, translated from the coding sequence GTGACCGTCGGGGCGTTTTCGAACGGGTGGGTGCTCGAGCCGGTGCGACAGACGCACCCACGTCGGCTTTTCGACTGCGGGGAGAAACCGGTCAACGATTGGTTGCGAACAAAGGCTTTCCAGCATCAGTCCAAGCGGCTTTCAGCCACGAAAGTGCTCGTCGATGCCGAGGGCAGCATCGCCGGCTTCTACACGCTGGCAACGGGACAGATCGATTTCGGCGACCTCCCTCCGGCGATCGTCCGCCAGCTGCCCCGCCGGGGGCTGCCTGTGGCGGTGCTCGCCTGGCTCGGCGTCCACACCAGGCACCAGAGCCGAGGCATTGGCGGCATGCTTCTCGCGCATGCCTTGCGCGACTGCCATGACGCGGGACAGACATTCGCGTTCGTGGCGGTCATCCTCGACTGCGTGAACGACCGTGCGAAGGCTTTCTACGAGCGATGGGATTTCGCGGAACTCCCCGGCCACCCCTATCGGCTCTTTCTGGATGCGCGAACGCTCGCGGCGATGATCAAGCCGGACGGCTGA
- a CDS encoding DUF1778 domain-containing protein, producing the protein MVRLDPESKHALTAAAQLRRISVSDYVRTVTVSQARREVASAREQTILLSPEEQLAFWQALQAPVKPTPAQQRLGAMMRGER; encoded by the coding sequence ATGGTGCGGCTTGATCCTGAGAGCAAGCACGCCCTCACTGCCGCGGCCCAGTTGCGGCGGATCAGCGTCAGCGACTACGTGCGGACGGTGACGGTCTCCCAGGCTCGGCGAGAGGTCGCGAGCGCCCGCGAGCAAACCATCCTGCTCAGCCCAGAGGAGCAACTCGCCTTCTGGCAGGCACTCCAGGCTCCCGTGAAGCCGACGCCGGCTCAGCAGCGACTGGGGGCGATGATGCGTGGCGAGCGGTGA